The Verrucomicrobiota bacterium nucleotide sequence AAAATCGGGGTGAAAGCAAAGGTGTGGCAGGTCTCGGAGGAGACTTTCTCGGCGGATTAATCAGCGGAGACAAAAAATTCTAAACGCTTAAGCCGTTGCAGCATTCGTCCGTGCCTCGATAATCGCATCCTTCAGTTGTTGGATGATATACGGCTTAGGAAGAATACACGAGATGCCCAAGTCCTCTGCATGTTTCTCTGTAAAACCACTGGCGAAACCGGTGCTTACAATAAATGGCATGTTAGGCCTTAAGGTCATCACACAGGATGCCAGATCTATACCGGTCATTTCCGGCATATTGTAATCTGAAATAATGACATCAAAACCGTTTGGATCTTCCTGGAAAATTTCCCAGGCCTTTCGACCATCGGGAGCGACGGTTGGTTTACAGCCCAGCATGGTGAGGACATCAGAACCCATTTCACGAATGAATACCTCATCGTCGGCCAACAAAATGCGAAGGCCTTTGATTTCTGTAGATGTGAATGGGTCCATTTGATGGGTGTGGATGTTATTTATATCAAGCTTACTTGAGAACTGTTTGATTTCTTTTATTCGTCCTTCTCCAAGTAATAACCCCCTAATAAGACACAAGTTCCCAATAAATAAAGCACAAAGCTTCTACTATTTAAATTTACGAGTTTCCCCTATATACGGCGTGAGGGATAAGCCCTATGACAAAACCCACAGGAGCAGAAACGTTTCAAAATCTCTGCCTTTCCCAGTTATCCCTAGGTATGATTGAAATTGTTGAGGATCAGGTATACCAAAACTCCTGTTACCGAAACATACATCCAAATGGGAAATGTCCATTTGGCGATTCGCTTATGCTTATCGTATTGCTTCTTAATGGCGAACCAGAGCGTTAGCAGGATCAGAGGCACTACGGCTACCGACAAAATGATATGGCTTATCAAAATGAAAAAATAGAATGGCCGAATAATCCCTTCTCCCAAAAACTTACTGTCTCCGTGGTAGTTTGAGTAGATAACGTACAAAATCAAAAATATGCCCGATGAAATGGTGGCGGAAATCATCATCGTTATATGAAGCTTTTTGATTCCTCGCTTAATTGCCATAAAACCCACCAGCAAACAGCAGGCCGATATGGCATTGAAAGTGGTAAAAACAGTCGGAAGATTCGATATCCAATCAGATTCGCTCTGACCAGGTGTCTTGAAATAAATGAGCCAGAATAAAAACACCAAAATAGCGGCACTGATTCCAATTACGGTACCTATGGCTTTACCGGGTTGAGTTTCCTTATTCATGTTCTTACTTGGTCAGGGATTTTAACACATTGTGAATCAGTTTTAGCCCAAGGTGTCCGCGGAGAGTTAATATTGATTCCGGATGAAACTGAACGGCGGAATAGGGAAGGTCCTTATGCTGTATACCCATAATGATTCCGTCTTCTGTCTGGGCGGTTATTTCCAAACATTCGGGCAAGCTCGCTTTATCGGCGTAGATCGAGTGATAACGTCCTGCCCGAAAAGATTCAGGAAACCCTTCAAACAGTCCTGACTGGTTATTGCTAATCTGGGAAGGTTTACCATGCATCGGATAATCAAGTAAATTTAGATTTCCACCAAACGCCTGAACCATTCCTTGCAGTCCAAGGCATACTCCGAAGCAGGGAATCCCCTTTGCCACACAATAATTGACAACTTCTGGAACTTTGAACTCTTCGGGAGTCCCCGGACCAGGTGATATGAAAACGAGATTCGGATTGTATTCATCGATCATGGACAATGGAAACCCCGCACGGATGGTGATCACTTCTGCCTGGGCCTGGCGGAAATAATTTGCCAGCGTGTGCACAAAAGAATCCTGGTTATCGACAAAGAACACGCGCGGCTTAAAGCCTTCAATGTGAGGAACCACAAAACCTTGTTCTACGTCCCGGGTTTTGCCGGCCAGCACGTCGAGAAATGCGCTCGCTTTGGTGCGACATTCCAATTCTTCGGCAACGGGGTCTGAGTCACAAAGCAAAGTGGCCCCGACCCGGAATTTGGCCAGACCGTCTTTCATGTGAATTGTTCGGATGGTGATGCCCGTGTTCATATCTCCGTTGAAACCGATAAAGCCAACCGCCCCTCCATACCATTCCCGTGGTGAGTTTTCCAGGTCTTCAATTCGTTGCATGGCTGCCGGCTTGGGTGCTCCGGTGAGCGTGCAGGCCCACATATGAGAGAGCAAAGCATCAAATGCATCGTAACCATCCAGCAACTCACCTTCCACATGATCCACGGTGTGGAACAAGCGGGAATAAGCCTCAATCAGGCGGCGCCCGACTACTTCTACTGATCCCGGTTTGCACACACGTGATTTGTCATTGCGGTCAACGTCGGTGCACATCGTCAACTCGGCCTCGTCTTTTTTGGATGTCATCAGCTCGAGTATGCGCTCGGCATCTTCGATCGCATTATTCCCGCGAGGAGCTGTTCCCGAAATGGGGCAGGTCTCAACGGTCGTCCCTTTCACGCGCACAAACATCTCTGGTGAGGCGCCGATCAGTTGTTCATTTCCCAGATTGATTAGAAATTCATAAGGGCTTGGGTTAACAACCCGTATCTTGTCGAACAACTCGCGCGGGGTGTCTTTGGTTCCACCTTCAAAAACCTGGCTTAGCACGACTTCAAAGAAGTCTCCCTTCCGCGTGCCATTGATTATTTTTTCAACCTTTTCAGCGTACTCCCCTGGAGCATTGTCACTTGCAATTTCCTTATTCTGCGAAGGCGGCAATTCTACGTATTTGCCAGTTCGGCTTAGACCTATAGTCGAATTTGAACCAGACTTGAAATCATAATTTCTGACTTCCGCCGTTTCTTTTCGGTGGTCCACGATAAACAGCTGGTCGGGTAAGAAAAGGTGGGCATCGGCGTAATCATCCGGTCGTTCGTGTTTCAATTGAATGGGCTCGAACTGAAAAACCAGGTCATAACCAAAGGAACCGAAAAATCCCAGATACTCATCATTCGAAGAACCAAACGACTCACGAATGGATCGAAGCATGGAAAATAACCCCGGCTGTTTACTTCGTTCTTCTTCAGGAAAATAATCCGGCATTGGAACTAACTCCCCGCTCACGGAGCTTTCCCCGATTTCCAAACACTTGATGTAGGCCTTGCCTTCGATGGCTTGGCAGATCATCGGCAGGATTAGGTTGCCGCGGTCATTGAGGGCGTTGATTTCAAATTTGCGATGCCGCCCAATGATTTCAATGGGAGGCCTGATAAAACCAATGTCCCACCGACTGTAACGACCCGGGTATTCGTAGCCGCTGCAAAACAGGGCTCCTTGATTATGATCAATGGCATCAAAAGCTTCATTCAATGCTTCAGAATAAGGAAGGGCATCCGTCTCGCATATGACGGTGGTTCCTCCAGGAGTTTGATATTCGATTTTAGACATCTTGAAAGTGGTTGTATGCTTTATGTTGGTTTGTGAGTTTTGGAAAATAAAAAACGCGGTCCTTTTGGGTGGAACCGCGTAATGCATATTGAAACAGGCGGTCCTACATTTCGGACCACCACCAAAGGTTACCCATTGCGGAGCTTTGCTCATCCCTGTCGACAAACGACTCTGGAGCTTTGCTGGAATGGATTTTCTCAGGCTTCATAATTTGTCTTTTCCAGTTTGGACCCTCAAACGTCAAGCGCCAACTCCTATGGTCTACCTACCTGTGCTCAGCAATCATTCCTAAATATGGGGTGCTTTGTCCCACGCAGCAATTTTGCTGTGCAGGTATTATTGTTGATTTTATAGCAACAATTTGCCTTAAAGTAACTGAGTTCCCACCTATTATGCTGCCTGCCCAACCCAATAGAAGTTTGATGGACGGTATTCGCTGTCTGCAAATCCTGGCCGCCAACCCAGGACCTATAGGGGCCCGCGAGTTGGCACGACGGTTGAACATGGAAACCACTCGTGCGCATCGCCTGGTAAAGACTCTGGCCCATATGGGAATGGCCCGCCAGAATAGAAACTCCAAGTACATGCCGGGTCCCGCCATGCAAGTTATGGCCGCACAAAGTCTCTATTCTTCTGGCTTGATTGGAAATACTACCAAGTCGCTCTTGGATCTGCACAAAAGATTAAATTTGTTAACTGCCTTTGGCATGCTTTGGGAGCGCAACGTTTATTACTTGTATCATTTAATGCCTGGTATGTCGCCAGAAGAGGCGGTTAGTTGCATGCGTTTACAACCCGTTACTCAATCCGGCATTGGAATGATGCTACTTTCCAAAAAAACAGACGAAGAGGTTCGTGAGTTTTTTGATGGAGTTGATGAAATTCCTGCCTATACTGGCGGCGTTGAAATGGTCATTGATGAGCTTCACAAGATCAGAAAAC carries:
- a CDS encoding response regulator; its protein translation is MDPFTSTEIKGLRILLADDEVFIREMGSDVLTMLGCKPTVAPDGRKAWEIFQEDPNGFDVIISDYNMPEMTGIDLASCVMTLRPNMPFIVSTGFASGFTEKHAEDLGISCILPKPYIIQQLKDAIIEARTNAATA
- a CDS encoding DUF420 domain-containing protein — encoded protein: MNKETQPGKAIGTVIGISAAILVFLFWLIYFKTPGQSESDWISNLPTVFTTFNAISACCLLVGFMAIKRGIKKLHITMMISATISSGIFLILYVIYSNYHGDSKFLGEGIIRPFYFFILISHIILSVAVVPLILLTLWFAIKKQYDKHKRIAKWTFPIWMYVSVTGVLVYLILNNFNHT
- a CDS encoding anthranilate synthase component I; translation: MSKIEYQTPGGTTVICETDALPYSEALNEAFDAIDHNQGALFCSGYEYPGRYSRWDIGFIRPPIEIIGRHRKFEINALNDRGNLILPMICQAIEGKAYIKCLEIGESSVSGELVPMPDYFPEEERSKQPGLFSMLRSIRESFGSSNDEYLGFFGSFGYDLVFQFEPIQLKHERPDDYADAHLFLPDQLFIVDHRKETAEVRNYDFKSGSNSTIGLSRTGKYVELPPSQNKEIASDNAPGEYAEKVEKIINGTRKGDFFEVVLSQVFEGGTKDTPRELFDKIRVVNPSPYEFLINLGNEQLIGASPEMFVRVKGTTVETCPISGTAPRGNNAIEDAERILELMTSKKDEAELTMCTDVDRNDKSRVCKPGSVEVVGRRLIEAYSRLFHTVDHVEGELLDGYDAFDALLSHMWACTLTGAPKPAAMQRIEDLENSPREWYGGAVGFIGFNGDMNTGITIRTIHMKDGLAKFRVGATLLCDSDPVAEELECRTKASAFLDVLAGKTRDVEQGFVVPHIEGFKPRVFFVDNQDSFVHTLANYFRQAQAEVITIRAGFPLSMIDEYNPNLVFISPGPGTPEEFKVPEVVNYCVAKGIPCFGVCLGLQGMVQAFGGNLNLLDYPMHGKPSQISNNQSGLFEGFPESFRAGRYHSIYADKASLPECLEITAQTEDGIIMGIQHKDLPYSAVQFHPESILTLRGHLGLKLIHNVLKSLTK
- a CDS encoding helix-turn-helix domain-containing protein, with translation MLPAQPNRSLMDGIRCLQILAANPGPIGARELARRLNMETTRAHRLVKTLAHMGMARQNRNSKYMPGPAMQVMAAQSLYSSGLIGNTTKSLLDLHKRLNLLTAFGMLWERNVYYLYHLMPGMSPEEAVSCMRLQPVTQSGIGMMLLSKKTDEEVREFFDGVDEIPAYTGGVEMVIDELHKIRKRGYAFVEMHTGNNEFSLATMSPNNLYTGVALGGAIEEGRIPELLEELNKALVVMFPKAP